Proteins encoded by one window of Mustelus asterias chromosome 9, sMusAst1.hap1.1, whole genome shotgun sequence:
- the lmo1 gene encoding rhombotin-1 isoform X1 yields MVLDKEEGVPMLSVQPKGKQKGCAGCNRKIKDRYLLKALDKYWHEDCLKCACCDCRLGEVGSTLYTKANLILCRRDYLRLFGTTGNCAACSKLIPAFEMVMRARENVYHLDCFACQLCNQRFCVGDKFFLKNNMILCQMDYEEGAMNGSFSSQVQ; encoded by the exons GTGTACCAATGCTTTCTGTACAGCCGAAAGGAAAGCAGAAAGGCTGTGCTGGCTGCAACCGCAAAATCAAGGATCGTTACCTGCTAAAGGCGCTGGACAAATATTGGCATGAAGACTGTCTAAAATGTGCCTGTTGTGACTGCCGCCTTGGAGAAGTTGGATCTACACTCTACACAAAAGCAAACCTAATTCTCTGTCGTAGAGACTATTTAAG GCTCTTTGGTACCACAGGGAATTGTGCAGCATGCAGTAAACTGATTCCTGCCTTTGAGATGGTGATGAGAGCCCGTGAAAATGTCTACCACTTGGACTGCTTTGCCTGTCAGCTTTGTAATCAAAG GTTTTGTGTGGGAGACAAATTTTTTCTGAAGAATAACATGATCCTCTGCCAAATGGACTATGAGGAAGGGGCAATGAATGGAAGTTTCTCATCACAAGTTCAGTGA
- the lmo1 gene encoding rhombotin-1 isoform X2, whose translation MLSVQPKGKQKGCAGCNRKIKDRYLLKALDKYWHEDCLKCACCDCRLGEVGSTLYTKANLILCRRDYLRLFGTTGNCAACSKLIPAFEMVMRARENVYHLDCFACQLCNQRFCVGDKFFLKNNMILCQMDYEEGAMNGSFSSQVQ comes from the exons ATGCTTTCTGTACAGCCGAAAGGAAAGCAGAAAGGCTGTGCTGGCTGCAACCGCAAAATCAAGGATCGTTACCTGCTAAAGGCGCTGGACAAATATTGGCATGAAGACTGTCTAAAATGTGCCTGTTGTGACTGCCGCCTTGGAGAAGTTGGATCTACACTCTACACAAAAGCAAACCTAATTCTCTGTCGTAGAGACTATTTAAG GCTCTTTGGTACCACAGGGAATTGTGCAGCATGCAGTAAACTGATTCCTGCCTTTGAGATGGTGATGAGAGCCCGTGAAAATGTCTACCACTTGGACTGCTTTGCCTGTCAGCTTTGTAATCAAAG GTTTTGTGTGGGAGACAAATTTTTTCTGAAGAATAACATGATCCTCTGCCAAATGGACTATGAGGAAGGGGCAATGAATGGAAGTTTCTCATCACAAGTTCAGTGA